Proteins found in one Acipenser ruthenus chromosome 18, fAciRut3.2 maternal haplotype, whole genome shotgun sequence genomic segment:
- the LOC117424241 gene encoding glutathione-specific gamma-glutamylcyclotransferase 1-like: MKLKEIVTEKSSLWIFGYGSLVWKPDFKFSRSKIGYINGYSRKFWHGDTFHRGNKETPGRVVTLVEDSEACTWGVGYEVHGAQIEESLRYLNIRESSLGGYVTELVEFYPRGEDEAVLALVYIATSDNPIYLGPASSEEIAAQIAMSSGKTGHNIEYLVRLAEFMRLYCPEVEDDHLFSIETAIIAMLPYLINKKRSMPVF, encoded by the exons ATGAAGCTGAAAGAAATCGTGACAGAGAAATCCTCGTTGTGGATTTTCGGGTACGGTTCTTTGGTTTGGAAACCTGATTTTAAATTCAGTAGAAGCAAAATCGGGTACATCAATGGCTACAGCAGAAAGTTCTGGCATGGGGACACGTTCCACAGAGGCAATAAAGAAACG CCTGGGCGAGTGGTTACCCTCGTGGAAGATAGTGAA gctTGCACATGGGGAGTTGGCTATGAGGTCCATGGTGCCCAGATAGAAGAGTCCCTCAGGTACCTGAACATCAGAGAGAGTTCGCTGGGTGGGTACGTCACTGAGCTGGTGGAGTTCTACCCGCGTGGCGAGGATGAGGCGGTGCTGGCACTGGTTTACATTGCCACCTCGGACAATCCCATCTACCTGGGTCCTGCCAGTTCAGAGGAGATCGCTGCACAGATCGCCATGTCCAGCGGCAAAACCGGGCACAACATTGAGTACCTTGTACGGCTTGCAGAGTTCATGCGACTGTACTGCCCAGAGGTAGAGGATGATCATTTGTTCTCTATTGAAACTGCAATAATAGCCATGTTGCCATACTTGATAAACAAAAAACGGTCAATGCCTGTGTTTTAA